The following are encoded in a window of Podospora pseudoanserina strain CBS 124.78 chromosome 6, whole genome shotgun sequence genomic DNA:
- the STU1 gene encoding suppressor of tub2 mutation (BUSCO:EOG09260XSR; COG:S; EggNog:ENOG503NXKK), producing MAEPISEQQVIDLTNILRTDAPIDTKIQHINVAKSCIKSHYIPEPCIAPLFDALRSASSSQHGVLVNAGFGTFNHLLTRLRKQDPKGLSKEVARTGTLPLLAEKLGDHKDKIRYIATQALVTIYKVAPEQVERAVRNLAMTGKNPRAKESSLHWLLQMHQESSMPFRSYVPSLMDLLEDADATVRDTAKTTVIELFRNAPNTAKSDLKRQLKNCKVRPAIEQAIVKELIPTGSVSASQADSIDEHHPRPASRPASRAALSASASSHAIDRPITPAPDSSKTSDPVEPSYVNTKSELDEILRDMHAHFEGRETEQNWMEREKNVIKLRKLVAGNAPQDFTERFLDGLRALLDGMIKAVTSLRTSLCTHGCNLIQDLARAFGSGIDPMVEILMQTFIKLAASTKKLASQQANMTVDAIISNVTTTPRIMQHIWFATQDKNVQPRLYACGWLQTILVKEAHHKHHVEHTGGLEVIEKCIKKGLGDANPGVREKARATFWKFNAIWPVRAEVIMDGLDATAQKLLRNDANNPNPVKRQPVAGGARPGLGLSKSTMEAPKPSIRDAIMAKKKAMAGTSTKNPPTRPGSAMAHFSPVRTATGSSEAPAATAPKPMAIRTRPEPTTGGLSGAPMRPGRKRPEVAPRPATAGPYSVRSHDQASSEQTSPPDSRRPKSVITPKSISSSPKRTLPKPTRPNQPESNLPTPARAGTPKFASLRNTPSRIGQPLFSSPRASTVDLSVPTISVAKHSPPHDRHYEPSPLESVETLPSLSDTPSRTREEFAVPSVDDHEEIELPIPTSKPPSPAPQIVEPVSTTTSPTTLKVYEDPFTAEQSPPKPTFEAPVLEDKPVNEDAATLLRPAPVIVSTGENGDISKGSVMSPEKLKQNSRLLESGIAKVKAKALDVHGFRKLQSIIRDSNNHKGLITDEKFDALLIGLFEYLESPLPNLAPEKVQDVKAQVLATIKVMLKKMRARFQPHVSRGLESLLRARSCYDGRTHMVSGLELLAGELVMLGDAGEIVMVLTRMMQGLNVDDAERDSRVVSMGLHVLKEMMEQRGEGYVPSEGELEALAGLAAKCLESVESAVRMDAVLLCVVMHARVGEGRFWEAVKGVREDPKSLITYYIVRRQREGSMSASAA from the exons ATGGCTGAACCAATCTCTGAGCAGCAGGTCATCGACCTTACCAATATCCTGCGCACCGACGCCCCTATCGACACCAAGATTCAACACATCAACGTAGCCAAGTCCTGCATCAAGTCGCACTACATCCCCGAGCCATGTATCGCGCCACTATTCGACGCCCTCCGATCTGCGTCCAGCTCTCAACATGGCGTTCTCGTTAATGCTGGGTTTGGCACCTTCAACCATCTCCTCACCCGACTGAGAAAGCAAGATCCCAAGGGCCTGTCGAAGGAGGTTGCGCGCACAGGGACATTGCCGCTGCTGGCTGAGAAACTGGGCGATCATAAAGATAAGATTCGATATATCGCGACACAGGCTCTTGTCACGATATACAAGGTGGCGCCTGAACAAGTCGAGCGCGCAGTACGCAACTTGGCCATGACCGGGAAGAACCCAAGGGCAAAGGAGTCAAGCTTGCACTGGCTCCTTCAGATGCACCAGGAGAGTAGCATGCCGTTTAGGAGCTATGTGCCATCTTTGATGGATTTGCTCGAGGACGCGGATGCCACTGTTCGCGACACTGCCAAGACCACTGTCATCGAATTGTTCAG AAACGCCCCCAATACGGCCAAATCGGACCTTAAGAGGCAGTTGAAGAATTGCAAAGTTCGACCAGCTATCGAGCAAGCGATCGTAAAAGAGCTCATCCCTACCGGTTCTGTGTCAGCCTCACAAGCAGATTCGATAGACGAGCATCACCCCCGTCCTGCTTCTCGCCCAGCCTCTCGTGCAGCCCTCTCAGCCAGCGCATCCTCCCATGCCATCGACCGCCCGATTACTCCAGCTCCCGATAGCTCCAAGACCTCGGACCCGGTGGAGCCGTCATACGTCAACACGAAGAGCGAGCTGGACGAGATACTACGAGACATGCACGCCCATTTCGAAGGCAGGGAGACAGAGCAGAATTGGATGGAGCGAGAAAAGAACGTCATTAAGCTTCGCAAACTTGTCGCTGGCAATGCTCCGCAAGACTTCACTGAACGATTCCTTGATGGGCTTCGGGCACTCTTGGACGGGATGATCAAGGCCGTTACCTCGCTAAGAACGAGCCTGTGCACCCATGGATGCAATCTTATTCAGGATTTGGCGAGGGCGTTTGGCTCAGGAATCGATCCTATGGTGGAGATACTCATGCAAACGTTCATCAAGCTTGCCGCCTCGACCAAGAAACTGGCCAGTCAGCAAGCAAACATGACGGTCgatgccatcatctccaatgTTACAACGACACCAAGAATAATGCAACATATCTGGTTTGCGACTCAGGACAAGAACGTCCAGCCAAGACTCTACGCTTGCGGGTGGCTTCAGACCATCTTGGTCAAGGAAGCACATCATAAGCATCATGTGGAACATACGGGAGGCCTGGAGGTCATTGAGAAGTGCATCAAGAAGGGTCTCGGGGATGCTAACCCAGGAGTAAGAGAGAAGGCTCGCGCGACGTTCTGGAAGTTCAATGCCATCTGGCCTGTGAGGGCAGAGGTTATCATGGATGGGCTCGACGCAACAGCGCAAAAGCTCTTGAGAAACGACGCCAACAATCCCAACCCTGTCAAGCGACAGCCAGTCGCAGGCGGAGCTCGACCAGGACTCGGTTTGTCTAAGAGTACAATGGAGGCACCAAAACCGAGCATTCGCGACGCGATCATGGCCAAAAAGAAGGCTATGGCGGGGACTTCCACCAAGAACCCCCCCACACGGCCTGGTTCGGCCATGGCACATTTCTCACCGGTCAGAACGGCCACAGGATCCTCTGAAGCTcccgcagcaacagcacccaAGCCAATGGCTATCCGCACGCGACCCGAGCCAACCACTGGTGGACTTTCTGGTGCACCCATGAGACCCGGGCGTAAGAGACCCGAGGTTGCTCCTAGGCCAGCAACTGCAGGACCCTACTCGGTACGAAGTCACGACCAAGCCTCCAGCGAGCAAACCAGCCCGCCGGATTCCCGAAGGCCAAAGTCAGTAATTACCCCAAAATCCAtatcatcctctccaaaacgGACACTCCCTAAGCCGACCCGTCCGAATCAGCCCGAGTCGAATCTTCCAACACCCGCCAGAGCAGGAACTCCCAAATTTGCATCGCTGCGCAATACGCCTTCCAGGATTGGTCAACCCCTATTCAGTAGCCCGAGAGCAAGTACAGTGGACTTGAGTGTACCTACGATATCCGTGGCCAAACACTCACCACCCCATGATAGACATTATGAGCCAAGCCCCCTAGAGTCTGTGGAAACCCTTCCCAGTTTGTCGGATACACCCTCTCGGACAAGAGAGGAGTTTGCAGTCCCGTCTGTCGATGATCACGAAGAGATTGAGCTCCCTATTCCCACATCAAAACCACCTAGCCCCGCCCCTCAGATCGTCGAGCCagtttccaccaccacgagcCCGACTACCCTAAAGGTGTATGAGGACCCTTTCACGGCGGAACAATCTCCGCCAAAACCCACCTTTGAGGCACCCGTGTTGGAGGACAAGCCGGTCAACGAAGACGCGGCTACACTGCTCCGCCCGGCCCCGGTCATTGTCAGCACCGGCGAGAATGGCGACATCAGTAAGGGCAGTGTCATGTCCCCCGAGAAACTCAAGCAAAACTCGCGGTTGCTGGAGAGCGGAATTGCTAaggtcaaggccaaggctcTGGACGTGCACGGATTCCGCAAGTTGCAATCCATCATCAgggacagcaacaaccacaaggGCTTGATCACCGATGAGAAATTTGATGCCCTGCTGATTGGGCTGTTTGAGTACCTCGAGTCGCCTCTGCCGAACCTTGCGCCGGAAAAGGTGCAGGATGTCAAGGCTCAAGTGCTGGCCACGATCAAGGTTATGCTCAAGAAGATGAGAGCGAGGTTTCAGCCTCACGTCTCACGGGGATTGGAGAGTTTGCTCAGGGCGAGGTCGTGTTACGACGGGAGGACACACATGGTTAGTGGGTTGGAGTTGCTGGCCGGTGAGCTGGTCATGTTGGGGGATGCGGGGGAGATTGTGATGGTGTTAACGAGGATGATGCAGGGGTTGAATGTGGATGACGCGGAGAGGGATAGTAGGGTTGTGAGCATGGGCTTGCATGTgctgaaggagatgatggagcagaggggggaggggtatgtgCCTAGtgagggggagctggaggcgctGGCGGGGCTGGCGGCGAAGTGTCTGGAGAGTGTGGAGAGCGCGGTGAGGATGGATGCGGTGTTGCTTTGTGTGGTGATGCATgcgagggttggggaggggaggttttgggagGCGGTTAAGGGGGTTAGGGAGGATCCGAAGAGTTTGATTACTTATTATATTGTtaggaggcagagggaggggagtATGAGTGCTAGTGCTGCTTAG
- a CDS encoding hypothetical protein (EggNog:ENOG503NU56; COG:P) — protein MSYNAHQTKQAARNVAWHKSKWNIFPYSRNKYTHDSTSTATWQSANDQDLEGHPLQGLPIGPSDDPRTPGIPLNGPGSTSRNINASGRAPDTTDGQFGSGETFVGSNPLSAGEQKVTSSALNKLPAMRWRFKRSVTGDATTTPEGATADGVKKKKKESSSFFKHVEPKEPFTVRNQIQRVFFNSWINVLLIAAPVGIVIANIHSVSKITVFVVNFMAIVPLAAILGFATEEIAFRTGETVGGLLNATFGNAVELIVAIIALADRQVVIVQTSLIGSILSNLLLVMGMCFFFGGLRRREQYFNTTVAQTSASLLALAVASVIVPTVFDRSSQSPQNDVAKLSRGTSVILLFVYCAYLFFQLKTHSMVFAEESQKVQAKPFTHPMRRSVPEGAVSQGLVAPAGIISGHGLGSEQSENEKIREMVTKPPMRSASGATQGGTVSNPGKGSVEEDNDKDEVTLHFLVAIATLAGSTVVIAICAEYMVDSISAITASGVVSEEFVGLILLPIVGNAAEHATAVTVAIKDKMDLAIGVAVGSSMQVALFIIPLLVIIGWGMGIDAMTLSFDPFQVAVLFVAVLLVNYLINDGKSHWLEGMLLMCLYAIIAICSWWYPTDGSSIAGGGNNRTLELSL, from the exons ATGTCTT ATAACGCCCACCAGACCAAACAAGCGGCACGCAACGTGGCCTGGCACAAGTCGAAGTGGAATATCTTCCCGTACTCACGCAACAAATACACACATGACTCTACCAGCACTGCAACATGGCAGTCGGCCAATGATCAGGATCTCGAAGGCCACCCGCTGCAGGGGTTGCCGATCGGACCGTCGGATGACCCAAGGACCCCGGGAATCCCGCTGAACGGCCCCGGGTCGACGAGCAGAAACATCAATGCATCGGGACGGGCCCCTGATACGACTGATGGCCAGTTTGGAAGTGGTGAGACGTTTGTTGGCTCGAACCCTTTGTCGGCAGGGGAGCAGAAGGTCACTAGCAGTGCGCTTAACAAGTTACCAGCGATGCGCTGGAGATTCAAACGCAGTGTCACTGGCGAtgcgacgacgacacccGAGGGGGCTACTGCCGATggcgtcaagaagaagaaaaaggagtCGAGCAGTTTCTTCAAGCATGTCGAGCCTAAGGAGCCGTTCACAGTTAGGAACCAGATCCAACGAGTATTCTTCAATTCATGGATCAATGTGTTGCTGATTGCAGCACCGGTTGGTATTGTAATTGCCAATATTCACTCTGTCAGTAAGATTACCGTGTTTGTGGTTAATTTTATGGCAATTGTTCCCCTGGCGGCCATTCTGGGGTTTGCGACGGAGGAGATTGCGTTCAGGACGGGCGAGACTGTGGGTGGTCTATTGAATGCCACCTTTGG AAACGCAGTCGAACTGATCGTAGCCATCATCGCGCTTGCTGATCGTCAAGTCGTCATCGTTCAGACCTCCCTCATCGGCAGCATCCTCTCCAACTTACTCCTCGTCATGGGCAtgtgcttcttctttggcggGCTGCGGAGACGGGAACAAtacttcaacaccaccgttgCGCAAACTTCTGCCAGCTTGCTCGCCCTCGCCGTGGCCAGTGTGATCGTTCCGACAGTGTTTGACCGATCCAGCCAGTCGCCACAGAACGATGTTGCCAAGCTGTCTCGAGGCACCTCCGTCATTCTTCTCTTCGTTTACTGTGCCTACTTGTTCTTCCAGCTCAAGACGCACTCAATGGTCTTTGCCGAAGAAAGCCAGAAGGTTCAAGCCAAACCGTTCACCCACCCCATGCGACGCAGCGTCCCCGAAGGCGCCGTCTCTCAGGGACTCGTCGCCCCAGCTGGCATTATCAGCGGTCATGGCTTGGGGTCAGAGCAATCCGAGAATGAAAAGATCCGGGAAATGGTGACCAAGCCTCCTATGAGGAGTGCTTCGGGGGCAACCCAAGGCGGCACCGTCAGTAATCCCGGCAAAGGCAGTGTAGAGGAAGACAACGACAAAGATGAGGTCACACTGCACTTTCTCGTTGCCAtcgccaccctcgccggGTCTACGGTTGTTATCGCCATTTGTGCAGAGTACATGGTTGACTCCATCagcgccatcaccgccagcgGGGTTGTTTCTGAAGAATTCGTCGGTTTGATTCTTCTTCCAATCGTGGGCAACGCAGCTGAGCACGCCACTGCTGTAACTGTTgccatcaaggacaagatGGATCTTGCTAttggggtggcggtgggttCGAGCATGCAAGTGGCGTTGTTTATCATCCCCTTGCTTGTTATCAttgggtgggggatggggattgaTGCCATGACGCTGAGCTTTGATCCATTCCAGGTGGCGGTGTTGTTTGTTgcggtgttgctggtgaatTATTTGATAAATGACGGGAAGAGTCattggttggaggggatgttgCTTATGTGTTTGTATGCCATCATTGCGATTTGTTCTTGGT GGTACCCGACCGATGGGAGTAGTATTGCCGGAGGGGGGAATAACAGGACTTTGGAGTTGAGTCtttag
- the IML1 gene encoding vacuolar membrane-associated protein iml1 (COG:T; BUSCO:EOG092604I8; EggNog:ENOG503NX2D), with translation MSSRTASAGAPGPAKGAQGWPSHLRQFSKASAEEQPHLYPNLNPHSPADTITSSSSTIRERPQSAKRPERRWTVTVNEALSGDEVLLNFELLGDDIQPGSLVAIDVLKSETEKQHHPERSKDDSSAGCKPKRYICIAKDLNKDFRARYPMVEVYVAKHIAEAFGMRKGTQVTVAPIDSTNPAVEASHLELCFKDQYLSRADMWRMAVGMLSERTVYKGQMILFMGTVKAQVTAVYVDGRQIHSAFFGRDTKPIFRSESARYVLFIQMSREMWDFDSDGSGEIMFNKVVNGFLPALFKKWAAMKLKHLVTIVLFARVEYDTGISTELANDAVQNLYYTGIQSSGNRRPYKDFYRVVVSEMGSGEWTKILHQLKREFNYFRKDISTHHMKAITWSPFPGSDDPAIRESTLNKIKAEASRAVHGNFLEAINMASSLYAHDYIDRDLTRTGVSVVVISPSPGVFEVDYDALRRTTESLVGNGIGIDLICIPKIPLHSVPLFRYRAPQNSELARQRSKLNMSSGSTPKQTSSVFGSYSSQVGLFSPGKGLEMAHHGEPVGQRFAQDEYVSAVPQWLHVSYWTGASEEALSYEGIALSVSDAPHGDAGDEFPIRCRMYDLQMRSVMETNEIETQPLHMDPYFPLSALQTTQISQPHIDSDGTIFVKNTKVPETLFEHVYGFQKFVPDRNSKHVERLLWKQLQQYDDSRARLPTSRRIAGPHRHGHMYEDVPRKQVSEDTSLLSTSFSERRPSTAIQPTISGLSQFHRQSSDRLEVPSSLSTNRKSPAGSSNASSTATSSPTKAPKFMRQISRSSAGFKIAAPKAAVAELSVQSVEASRPSGPHDHRMGNARGDQRPMSSDKTRMGSPLFNQGSFSSHTFAQGHLSPGDSGSKPILIRNQQLSGVSMANSILASTLRPEPIRLDRDIKKSNAIRNDDANRHNKSKLLADAMPELPTTLSPTTALNPWLTILNPSNTQPEDVNMASLYSRWQHVFPRPAEMRVMKWKSLCSPAAVPLTSEYFPTKAQFESEYQRQPYNVSQNVDDGLSEEPRSRDDLLRELISLRFCQGFQIIVGPAVAKAFGQKQLKVADVFSRDHMMEDGTSIFMSAGNTIHQLSCVNGTEVEVNIFVRKPTESSPQVYDGASSRYKPAIRTLLDQRYRTSEFDLVTPKSERNWNYIDAFVAGHNDELTEHLRFWRARFVLIPITGRHASLPRAQSGDSDEEIRIEGIRKLAQLWQRYRYVPPNERRLQGPGQRKKKEANPLDIVYKTEDPSVVIAAEVETLPLLEGVDRKGGLVRRGEQFSKKNFSLAALAEAIQQPEEQGGVRMQNRRWHLRLHYNCFIGSDMTSWLLDNFEDLEDREEAEALGNRLMVSDDKEKDKEGNKKESGGLFVHVEKRHSFRDGQYFYQISSEYAKPQPSWFKRTQQFSIPTTPMSEYMPRDLRVGISRPTSIHEENSSTSGASTPTAPPTVIGGKKPKVVLSKSIKYDVDHRKKSYRPEIVELHYDRLHNPENCYHVRVDWMNVTAKLIEDAVENWAREAAQYGLRLVEVPIAEACSISYINPFRRPYIMKLALPPPDQPPVTYYDSNSFTPSAQPGKHFYQKAILRKFDFVLDVEAASNFPSNVDVSYSWGKPDFRYTQYIHRSGSVLAQITDEGDLLLLANRLYSSRAAAAREREMQRELRTEHPAIGVNSAVATPGGVLGRAMTPLGGYPAFNLPTPSGGISSEPVTSSPSIKPGFLSPIIRPVGATAMSNPPSAGGGGGSAFGTPGILQKGPGWSWTGQEPEMVKDELERFCKDMGALDQFYREQRMAAVVGEAGGGLVLGVLGLLGELLGRGVGSTPVAEGNIPVIGLPGNIIGSVGGESGSGAVGMGMGISPRVGSPAFMMGAGERFLRRGSVQIAGGLEGLRMTGKGEGKGIGGDK, from the exons ATGTCGTCGAGAACCGCCTCGGCCGGCGCGCCGGGGCCTGCAAAAGGCGCTCAGGGTTGGCCGTCCCACCTTCGCCAGTTCAGTAAAGCCAGCGCAGAGGAGCAACCGCATCTATATCCCAATCTCAATCCCCATTCACCGGCAGACACGATCACTTCGAGCAGTTCGACGATTCGCGAGCGACCCCAGTCGGCGAAACGCCCAGAACGAAGATGGACCGTGACTGTCAACGAAGCGCTTTCCGGCGATGAAGTGTTGCTCAACTTTGAGCTGCTAGGGGACGATATCCAGCCAGGCAGCCTCGTGGCTATCGATGTGCTAAAGTCAGAAACCGAGAAGCAGCATCACCCAGAACGCAGCAAAGATGACAGCTCTGCGGGTTGCAAGCCAAAGCGCTACATATGTATCGCCAAAGACTTGAATAAGGATTTCAGGGCTCGATACCCCATGGTCGAAGTCTATGTCGCCAAACATATCGCAGAAGCCTttgggatgaggaagggTACACAAGTTACTGTCGCTCCA ATTGACAGCACGAACCCGGCCGTTGAAGCATCTCACCTCGAGCTCTGCTTTAAAGATCAGTATCTTTCGCGAGCTGATATGTGGCGTATGGCAGTGGGAATGCTTTCAGAGCGGACCGTATACAAAGGACAGATGATCCTGTTCATGGGTACCGTCAAGGCGCAGGTCACAGCTGTGTATGTTGACGGACGCCAAATTCATTCTGCCTTCTTCGGCCGCGACACAAAGCCCATATTCCGCAGCGAATCCGCTCGATATGTTCTTTTCATCCAGATGTCCCGCGAGATGTGGGACTTTGACTCGGATGGTTCCGGCGAGATCATGTTTAACAAAGTGGTCAACGGGTTCCTGCCAGCGCTCTTCAAGAAGTGGGCAGCTATGAAGCTGAAGCATCTTGTCACCATCGTGTTGTTTGCACGCGTCGAGTACGACACGGGTATTTCGACTGAACTCGCCAATGACGCTGTTCAAAACCTTTACTACACCGGCATTCAGTCCTCTGGAAACCGCCGCCCATACAAGGACTTCTATAGGGTAGTCGTCAGTGAGATGGGCAGTGGTGAGTGGACCAAAATCTTGCATCAGCTCAAGCGGGAGTTTAACTACTTCCGCAAGGATATCAGCACCCACCACATGAAGGCCATAACATGGTCACCCTTCCCTGGCTCGGATGATCCTGCGATTCGCGAGTCAACcctcaacaagatcaaagcTGAAGCCTCTCGAGCGGTGCACGGAAACTTCCTTGAAGCCATCAACATGGCCTCTTCCTTGTACGCCCACGATTACATTGACAGAGACTTGACGAGGACCGGCGTGTCTGTTGTGGTCATTAGTCCCAGTCCTGGCGTTTTCGAGGTCGACTACGACGCGCTTCGTCGAACGACTGAATCTCTTGTGGGTAATGGCATCGGCATTGATTTGATCTGCATACCAAAGATACCACTGCACTCTGTCCCGCTGTTTCGTTATCGTGCTCCTCAAAACTCGGAGCTTGCTCGCCAAAGGTCGAAGCTGAACATGAGTAGCGGAAGTACCCCAAAGCAGACCAGTTCGGTGTTTGGGAGTTACAGCAGTCAAGTAGGGTTATTTTCTCCTGGAAAGGGACTCGAAATGGCCCACCATGGTGAGCCTGTCGGTCAACGCTTCGCACAAGATGAATATGTCTCCGCTGTGCCCCAGTGGCTTCATGTGTCATACTGGACGGGCGCGTCTGAAGAAGCACTTTCTTATGAGGGAATTGCTTTGTCGGTTTCGGACGCGCCTCATGGTGACGCCGGAGACGAGTTCCCAATTCGATGTCGCATGTATGACTTGCAAATGCGAAGCGTGATGGAAACCAATGAGATCGAGACCCAGCCGCTGCACATGGATCCATATTTCCCTCTGTCGGCGCTCCAGACCACTCAGATCTCCCAACCGCACATCGATTCCGATGGGACGATATTTGTCAAGAACACCAAGGTGCCAGAGACTCTTTTTGAACACGTCTATGGTTTCCAGAAGTTTGTCCCTGATAGAAACAGCAAACATGTGGAACGATTACTGTGGAAACAACTGCAACAGTATGACGACTCCAGGGCACGACTGCCAACTTCCCGGAGGATTGCTGGTCCTCACAGGCATGGGCATATGTACGAGGATGTTCCAAGAAAGCAAGTGTCGGAAGATACCAGCCTGCTGAGTACCTCCTTTAGCGAGCGTCGTCCTTCCACTGCTATTCAACCCACAATTTCTGGGCTTTCTCAATTTCATCGGCAGAGCTCTGACAGGTTGGAGGTCCCATCTTCCTTGTCGACCAACCGTAAAAGTCCTGCTGGGTCTAGTAACGCCAGCAGCACCGCTACTTCGTCTCCCACCAAGGCCCCTAAGTTCATGCGACAGATCAGCCGTTCGAGTGCGGGTTTTAAGATAGCAGCTCCTAAGGCAGCCGTCGCAGAATTGAGCGTCCAGAGTGTTGAAGCCTCGCGGCCCTCGGGTCCACACGATCACAGGATGGGCAATGCTCGCGGAGATCAACGGCCAATGTCTTCGGACAAGACAAGAATGGGCTCGCCTTTATTCAACCAAGGCAGTTTCTCCTCTCACACGTTTGCACAGGGGCATCTGTCTCCTGGAGATTCGGGCAGCAAGCCGATCCTGATCAGAAACCAACAGCTGAGTGGTGTCAGCATGGCCAATTCGATTCTGGCCTCAACACTGCGCCCAGAGCCTATTCGCCTCGACCGGGACATAAAAAAGTCCAACGCCATCCGGAACGACGATGCTAATCGGCATAACAAATCCAAATTATTGGCGGATGCCATGCCGGAGTTGCCAACCACTTTGTCTCCCACCACAGCTCTGAACCCGTGGCTGACAATCCTGAACCCGTCCAACACCCAACCTGAGGATGTGAACATGGCCTCTCTGTACAGCCGCTGGCAGCACGTATTTCCAAGACCCGCCGAAATGAGAGTCATGAAGTGGAAGTCGTTATGTTCTCCGGCTGCTGTCCCACTTACGTCTGAGTACTTCCCCACAAAGGCTCAGTTTGAGTCAGAGTACCAGCGCCAGCCTTACAATGTGTCACAAAATGTGGACGACGGGCTGTCCGAGGAACCAAGGTCGCGTGACGACTTGTTGCGAGAGTTGATTAGTTTGCGCTTTTGCCAGGGATTCCAAATCATCGTCGGCCCAGCGGTTGCGAAGGCTTTCGGCCAGAAACAACTCAAGGTTGCTGATGTATTCTCCAGAGATCACATGATGGAAGATGGCACGAGCATTTTCATGTCGGCTGGTAATACCATACATCAGCTGTCGTGTGTCAACGGGACCGAAGTGGAAGTCAATATCTTTGTTCGAAAGCCGACGGAAAGTTCTCCGCAGGTTTATGACGGGGCATCATCGAGGTACAAGCCGGCCATTCGGACACTGTTGGATCAACGCTACAGGACAAGCGAGTTTGATCTTGTGACGCCCAAGTCAGAGCGGAACTGGAATTACATTGATGCTTTTGTCGCTGGCCACAATGACGAACTGACGGAGCATCTGAGGTTCTGGCGTGCGAGATTCGTTTTGATCCCTATTACGGGCAGACACGCATCGCTACCCCGGGCACAGAGCGGAGATAGTGACGAGGAGATTCGTATTGAGGGGATCCGCAAGCTTGCTCAGTTGTGGCAGAGGTACCGATACGTTCCTCCGAATGAAAGACGGCTCCAAGGTCCGGGCCagcggaagaagaaggaggccaatCCTCTTGATATTGTTTACAAGACCGAGGATCCATCTGTGGTCATTGCGGCCGAAGTCGAGACCTTGCCTTTGCTGGAAGGTGTGGACCGCAAGGGAGGGTTAGTGAGAAGAGGGGAGCAGTTTTCAAAGAAGAACTTTAGCTTGGCTGCTCTGGCGGAGGCTATACAGCAACCGGAGGAACAAGGTGGTGTCCGTATGCAGAACCGCAGATGGCATTTGCGCCTGCATTACAACTGCTTCATCGGTTCTGACATGACGAGTTGGCTTCTAGACAACTTTGAGGATCTTGAGGACCgggaagaggcagaggctCTAGGTAATCGTCTCATGGTATCTGACGACAAGGAGAAAGACAAAGAGGGCAACAAGAAAGAGAGCGGAGGCCTATTCGTGCACGTTGAGAAGCGCCATTCGTTTAGGGACGGGCAGTACTTTTACCAGATCAGCAGCGAATACGCAAAGCCTCAGCCCAGTTGGTTCAAGCGAACCCAACAGTTCTCCATACCAACAACGCCCATGTCAGAATACATGCCTCGGGATTTACGGGTTGGCATCTCGAGACCGACTTCTATCCATGAAGAGAATTCTTCAACCTCTGGCgcttcaacaccaacggcaCCACCCACTGTCATCGGCGGCAAGAAGCCCAAAGTTGTTCTCAGCAAGTCTATCAAATACGACGTCGACCATCGCAAAAAGTCCTACCGGCCCGAGATTGTCGAACTTCATTACGACCGCCTCCACAACCCAGAAAACTGTTACCATGTCCGCGTCGACTGGATGAACGTCACTGCCAAGCTCATCGAAGACGCCGTTGAAAACTGGGCAAGGGAAGCAGCCCAGTACGGTCTCCGACTGGTTGAAGTCCCCATAGCAGAAGCCTGCTCGATCAGCtacatcaaccccttccgCCGACCCTACATCATGAAACtcgccctcccaccacccgaCCAGCCACCCGTCACATATTACGACTCTAAttccttcaccccctccgcccagCCGGGGAAGCATTTCTACCAAAAGGCCATCCTACGCAAATTCGACTTTGTCCTCGACGTCGAAGCAGCGTCCAACTTTCCCTCCAACGTCGACGTGTCCTACTCGTGGGGAAAGCCAGACTTCAGATATACCCAGTACATCCACCGGTCGGGGTCTGTCCTGGCGCAAATCACAGACGAGGGGGATCTTCTCTTGTTGGCAAACAGGTTGTATAGCAGCCGAGCTGCTGCCGccagggagagggagatgcaGAGGGAACTCCGGACGGAGCACCCTGCCATCGGTGTGAACAGTGCCGTCGCCACGCCTGGTGGTGTTCTGGGACGGGCGATGACGCCGCTGGGTGGTTACCCGGCGTTTAACCTCCCCACTCCGAGTGGGGGAATTAGTTCAGAGCCGGTGACGTCTTCTCCGTCGATTAAACCGGGTTTTTTGTCGCCTATCATTCGACCTGTTGGGGCAACGGCGATGAGTAACCCGCCTTCTgctgggggtggagggggtaGTGCGTTTGGTACACCGGGGATATTGCAAAAGGGGCCGGGGTGGAGCTGGACGGGGCAGGAGCCGGAGATGGTGaaggatgagctggagaggtTTTGTAAGGATATGGGGGCATTGGACCAGTTTTATCGGGAGCAGCggatggctgctgttgttggggaggcggGCGGGGGGTTAGTGCTGGGGGTattggggctgttgggggagttgttggggcggggggtggggagtaCGCCAGTGGCGGAGGGGAATATTCCTGTCATTGGGCTGCCGGGAAATATCATTGGGAGCGTTGGGGGGGAGAGTGGTAGTGGGGCagtgggaatggggatgggaatcAGTCCGAGGGTGGGGAGCCCGGCTTTTAtgatgggggcgggggagaggttttTGAGACGGGGGAGTGTGCAGATtgcgggggggttggaggggttgaggatgacggggaagggggaggggaaggggattgggggggatAAGTAA